caggttggatagtcagaaaaatttattctacaagagtggtcaggtgctagaatggcctgcccagagaggtggttgagtcaccatccctagaggtgttcaagaagcatttagatgtggtactaagggacacgATTTGGTGGGGAAatagtggtggtaggtggacagttggactagatgatcttggaggtcttccctaaccttggtgattctgtggttcatggtgggggtgggttaGGGTTGGACgtgatgatcttagtggtctttaccaacattaatgattctatgattctgtcatgGTATGAATGACGAGTTGGGGTTTTTATGTTTGAAGCATTCAATGCAAAGTATTCCTGCCTGTTGATGTTTTTCCCAACCAGTATGATCAGTGACACCCTGTGGTTGTGCCCCACAGGTCAAGGATGCGCCGGGAGATGCTGGTGGAGGGCACACAGGACAACGACACGGACCCAGAGCAGAGTGGTGGAACAGCCGGCCCAGGGCCTAGGGCCCCACACAGCCCCGACTCAGATGCTGAGGACCGAAAACCCCTTTTCAGTGCAGGCGAGCACCCTTGCACTGGCGAGGTGAAAGTGAAAGAGGAGCAAGGAGAGGTGGGCAGCTGGAGCCGCCGGCGGGACTCACGCAGCCCAGCTGGGACAGCGGAAAGCACTGGGCCCCCACAGGAGGAGCGAGGGGGAGCCCCCCGCGCCGCTGCCCCCAGCACCGGCAGCCTCCCACGGCGGGGAGGCCGGGCCAGGGCCTCCGGAGgtcctccaccaccaccaccaccgctGCATCCCGACCCTGGTGGCTCACAGTCATCGGCCGGCTCATCCCGCTGTAGCCTGGAGGTGTCCCCCAGCTCGCCCTCCGCTGCCTCCTCACCTGGCCTCGCTGGTTCAGCGTCACCAGGGCCATCCTCTGCCGGGCCAGTGtcaccagcactgccaccagccCCATGTCCCCGGCTCAGCACCAGCGTCCAGCGACGTCACGAGAAGATGGCCAACCTCAACAACATCATCCACCGCCTGGAGCGGGCTGCCAACCGCGAGGAGGTCCTCGAGTGGGAGTTCTGAGCTGCCTTCAAACACACACATCTCTCTATATTTTGTTAAACTCAGCGCGCACTGAGAGGTGGACCTGGCAAAGGCATCCACAGAGCCGCcccagctttgttttcagtgtgaaaaactGGGAAcgattttagaaaagaaaaaaaaatatttatagacctcttttagatattttaataaaaggatACTTTGGAATTTATTAACAGCTTAAGCTGCTTTGATATTAAAGATAGCTATAAAATCAAGATGATGTAGCAGTCGTGTCATTAAATGTACACTGAAGTCTTGTAGTTTGCCACTGGatgagattaaaaacaaacaaaaaaaacccacagaaaagaCTTATTGAGCAAAGCCATCAAGAAGCACTATGAGACTGACCAAATTTAATAAACTTCTGCATAGCGGTTTTCCACATCTGTCTGTAAGACACTGCATTGCTTCTGCCCCAGCCAGAGACTGTGTTATAGTCCATGAAGACTCTAAATCAGAAACCTTGATGCCATCGAGTATGTATTTAGTTCTGGTGGTATGTTTTTGAAACCTTTGTAACACAGAATGTCACGTGCAGTTGTATATGTTGTAGAAATGTCTGCAATAGCCTTCTGGAACAAGATGTAGCATGGTACAAACACGGCCCATCGTGCTCCCTTGAGTAAGCAGCTGGTGCTGGCCCCAAGCACCCggacaagggggaaaaaggCCAAACAGATCCAAATGAAGCAAGCTGTCTCTGATTATGGTGGCGATGGGAAGAGGTACCTGGGTTTGACGCCTGGGGCAGCTCCAGCTGGCTGGGGATGGTATTCGGGGTCCCCATGCTCTACCATCATACGGAAAATGAAATCACCAGTGCCTGGGGACTCCGAGAAGCCAGGATGCGCCCTGCTTGGGATTCTCcctgcctcatgtccagctcTGGGGGCTGAAGCACTTTTTTGGTTTGGAGGCTTTGGGCTATGGGCAGGGGGAGCATCCCCTTGCCATGGCCATGTCCTCTTTCTATGGCCGTGTCCCATTGCCATGGCCATGTCCCCTTGCCATGACCACATCCCATTGTCATGGCCATGTCCCCAAGCAGTGGCTTCTACAGCATGTCTCAGTGAGCTGAGGCAAGCCCTGGAGTGTCAAGCCATGCTCCTGCCCTACACTATGCTTGGGGCTGAGTTGGACAAAGCACAATGGTGCCTTGCTGCTGACCCAGTGCCACGCCGCAGGAGTGGTGCGGTGGCACTCCAGCACCCAGATCGCGTCCCCAGGGTGTCCCCAATTCACTGCCCCCGCCAACAAAATGCCTTTAGAAGAGGAGGGTGGATTGTGTGGGTTGTTCTGTATTGTTTCCTGTCCATTCCGTTTCTTGATGCATTTTGCAAGCGCCAAGAATGCGGCGTGCCACGCTCCGGCCATCTGTCACCTGGCAAGAGGCATCGCAGGGCCCTGCAGGGAGCTCGATGCCAGCTCCGAGGCTATGCATTGACTTGTTTTCCACTGTAGACATTTTTATCAGAATAGAAGGTATTTTTATACTCTGGTGGTAGTCAGGGAgcaatttcaaaagcaaaccCATTGGGCTCTCCAAGAGCAAGCTCGGCTCTGCACTGGCGTGAGCTCCCCGAGGTCACCCTGCTGCCACCGCGCTGCCGATGGCCGAGGCGTACCCATTGCCGACTGTTCTCCGTAGTGTGCTTGTGTTAGCTTTAGTGGAACGGGATTTGATGAAGCACTTAGGGTAGTCTTTGGAACATGGAAATCCTGTTGTACTAAAAGCTAGTGGGACATACCGATCACATTTTGTTATAGGCTCATGTACTGTACTTCAAAAGTTTCTATGAGATCGATGAACTTTGTTAACGATTTTGGAAGGAACAAGTTCTGTAAAGAGCCACTAAATACAGAAGTTGGATAAGACTCTTGGCATCGCGGTGTGTTTCTTCGCAGGAACTGAGACATGCGGCGGTGGCTCCCGCTGAGTTTCGCCCTCGCGTTGGGTTTTGGGGCTCTTGCAGCCATCAGTGTCACTCCACTGGGAGAAAGGGGGGTGTTCATGAGATCGGTCCAGCTCGGGGTGCAGTCTTGCCCCATGGCAGCCACTGCACGTGTCCCTGGTGCTTCGTTCCGGGTTGTGTCTGCTTTGGCTTCCATCAGGACCCTCCTGACCTTACAAAGCTCAGCATCACCTGGTGATTTTGTAGCTTCCACCACGAGGCAGGGAGGTTGGCGTGTAATGAATTAATAAATCCATATGTTGCGTATCTGCTTAAGCTTGTTTGTCGACTAACATGTTgggaaggatttatttttaatgaatatctGAACACCTCAAAAAGCTCAGCTGGCTGCCATGGAAACCACAGCGGCTGCGTTCTCCATCTGGATGCAGGAGGACATCACCTCAGCTGCCCTCTGTGAGCCAGAATGCCATGCAGGATGGCAATGCCACCTATGTGACAGCAAGGTCCCCGTCCCTGCGTGACACTACCACCAGCCCCAGGAAGGGGATGAGTATTTTGTCCTGGCTCAGTGACCCACAGCCTTAGCAGAAGGCTGGGGAACCAGGGGGCACCACATGGTGCTGCCCATGAGTCGGGTTTTAGCAATAGCAATGTGCTCTAATGAGGATGGGAGCTAACGGAAATGTTTGACTGTTGGGGCTCAGATtattgggggaaaaaacaaattctgcagcTGGTTTGCAGACAATCTGTTTTCCATCTGATGACACTTCTGCTCGTAGCAATGCCGCAatcatttgtgtgtgtatagaTAGCAGTGGGGACAGCTCAGTGGTTCATCCCCATCCTCACCAGCACAGCTTCCAAGACACAACCACACGGATTTGTGGCCTTCTGGACTCTGCTGTGTGATTTCTGTCACTCAAAAAGCAACCTCTATGCTGTCCCTACATGGGACCAACACAATGTCCTGATGTCACCCGAGTGGcaccatcccatcccatccccaacCACAACCCCATGCCCATCCCCAAACCCATCCCCAACTCCAACTCCATCCCCAACCTCATCCCCAGGGCTCGGGGGTGCTTCAGGGCCTGAAGGTTCATTTTCACCTGAGCCAAATGTGCAAATGAGAAGGAGGCCAGGAGGGAATTTAGGAAGCAATAtttattgtagaaaaaaaacttgagtCAGTTCTGAGAAGTCAAACAGAGATGGGGCCATTTGGCCCAACCCAAGGTGCCTCTTGCTCCCAGATTTGGGGAGCAAACCCAAGAGGGGAGGGATTCAAGAGCTTTAGTGAAGGAGGAGCTGGTGGGATGCCCAACTACAGCAGTCACCACACTGGCTGGGGTATCACAAAGTCCCTGGGCCAGCAGAATGGATACGAACCAGAGAAATGTCTGCGTGAGACCCCAAGGCTCCAGTGGCAACTACGCTCTGCTTGTGCACATGAATCACTCcgctccctctgctgctgacaTGCACGTTCCTGTTCATCGCCGTGACACTTCCCCTTTGTCAGCCAGCCCGGGGGTGACGCCAGCCCTAAAATATCTGTCCCGGAGCCCTGGAGGATGTGGCTGGGTGCAGGCAGCTCCACTGCATGGTGAAGTGGAGGACCAGGATCCTGCTGGGTGCTGTCAGCACGCAAACACGAGACCATGGTGGCTGTTGTGttggcactgtgctgctggggaagtGCCCGTGCATTTGTTCTACAAACCGCATCCTGTTGGAGCAGAGGGATGCCATGGTGCTCAGATGGCCTTAGGGAGGGGAAGGCAGTTCCAGCTCTCTGGCAGTGCAACCCCCGTCCAACCCCCCCCAGAATCCTTGCATCCGGAGGTCCCAGTGCACCCAACTCAGCGATCGCTCCCCAGGAGCTGCGAGTCCCGCAGAGGGAACTGAGGTGGCACCAAGGACACTGCATGCCCGCAAGGCCTCTCAGGGCCGGTGCTGGCACTGCCGGTGCTGCCAGTCTTGCCGCAGCCGGGCCACCTCCTGCCCGTACCGCTCGTGCAGCCGGCAGAACACCGAGATCTCAGCCACCCCGGCGTCACCGCTGGATGCTCGCCTGCGCGGAGGCAGCGGCGGTGGCCGTGGGTTGGTGTCACCATCACAACCCGCAGCATCATGCAGCTGGTCCATGCTGGGCGCATTGTTCCACACCGCGCAGCCGTTCTCCTTTGGCGGAACCGTGGGCAGAGGCGGCAGCGAGTGCTCCATCCCCAAAGGCCGTGCCTTGCAGCAGGCCGGGGCGTGCCGGCAGCTCCACCgcatctcctccagctgcttctccagctcCCGCACCACCAGCCGCATGTAGTCGAAGCTGGCCCGCGACAGCGCCTTCACCCACGCCTCCATGGCCGCCTGGCTGTCGGCCGCCAGCACGTAGGTGCGCGATTTGGTGCCGCCGAAGCGGATGGCGAAGGCGAATTCCTCGGCCGAGTCGCAGAGCTCCACGGTGCAGCCCTCCAGCACGATGACGCCCACCGGCTCG
Above is a genomic segment from Numida meleagris isolate 19003 breed g44 Domestic line chromosome 14, NumMel1.0, whole genome shotgun sequence containing:
- the FAM109A gene encoding sesquipedalian-1, with the translated sequence MKLNERSLVFYATCDSPADNAGFLYKRGERHTAYHRRWFVLKGNMLFYFEERESREPVGVIVLEGCTVELCDSAEEFAFAIRFGGTKSRTYVLAADSQAAMEAWVKALSRASFDYMRLVVRELEKQLEEMRWSCRHAPACCKARPLGMEHSLPPLPTVPPKENGCAVWNNAPSMDQLHDAAGCDGDTNPRPPPLPPRRRASSGDAGVAEISVFCRLHERYGQEVARLRQDWQHRQCQHRP